The proteins below come from a single Xiphophorus hellerii strain 12219 chromosome 14, Xiphophorus_hellerii-4.1, whole genome shotgun sequence genomic window:
- the col4a6 gene encoding collagen alpha-6(IV) chain isoform X1 yields MKFLICVLTVSCVLRSTHGGGKSDEPCAGLDCSRGCKCFPEKGSRGRPGQMGEIGRPGPDGPRGGLGPRGPKGEKGHIGLKGPSGDKGDKGPMGVPGFRGTDGVPGHPGQQGSRGPPGKDGCNGTTGDPGLPGYGTGAPGFPGFQGPTGPKGQKGDPTYSSDNTEGEPGELGPRGPSGPRGPTGPPGSQGPRGIDGFPGFAGPPGPQGLEGSRGDIYRGGKGDKGDVGLPGEPGQPLINVIVEFVGFPKGDKGLQGDPGPKGIKGYPGLPGPRGPFGYRGEDGEQGILGYPGPRGPTGFIGPPGPSGLQGMPGQQGFPGQPGFLGPKGDQGDTGLPGPPSYSNDIGSFVQGPSGDPGFPGRPGVTGDQGPSGITGPPGPPGSFRIGRPGPPGFPGGTGPKGDKGNPGEPIYSFEGSQGPPGPDGPPGRPGPPGLPGPPGPQDNSGRPRDPCDRYPPDRPTDTTERGRPGLPGPPGQTGYPGNSGVKGFRGDLGDCNCGGGGGRGRVGLPGLPGPQGPRGNFGLQGPKGEPGNRGSPGFNGGPGAPGRVGERGLIGRKGQKGESPFFPSFGVKGDRGASGPRGPTGETGNPGRDGLSGFPGPPGPPGVGGVGTIGEKGFPGFSGAKGRYGAPGDPGFGYPGIPGSRGEKGEPGFPGFPGQPGSPGLKGDNRCGGVIDAGEGTGDSQPCVTYGEPGEKGYPGSSGRPGPQGPPGFPGSFGRRGSVGPKGEKGDPGFGGQPGPQGFPGPRGDPGVPGTPGVDYDGPKGKDGLPGLPGPKGQPGEVLGARPGDPGVAGIPGANGDKGQPGSPGTPGSPGFDGRPGVSGLKGERGVDGRPGIPGLPGLPGGSTNPLPGPPGFPGSKGLIGPLGCPGNPGRKGEPGDRGFPGPAGMKGTPGFPGENGGTGPRGPPGLPGPGTIPGRPGTPGRKGERGFSGLTGFPGRPGRPGNPGFPGEKGFPGDRGRDGFPGGPGRFGLKGDGGNPGRPGLPGSAPILQKGPAGGVGAPGYQGFPGPRGDKGLPGLPGRPGSPGRPGFPVDSKGQAGQPGFPGRPGQPGFPGTKGEGGIMGFPGVTGERGEDGSPGFPGSPGGFGRPGAKGPPGETFAYPGAPGVKGQPGDSGFPGPRGIDGSLGDSGFPGRRGSDGQKGSPGVTGRPGTMGPPGFQGPRGQPGFPGRQGPDGSPGLPGGPGGLGFKGLSGAPGLDGLNGLAGPKGPPGIPGMTIGGNPGLRGAPGQKGERGVSFPGQPGFPGSKGLRGDSGTVGAPGFPGLPGPPGPSTSSNFPGPVGDPGLPGLDGEYGFQGPPGPPGPPGPGTAQGDTGDPGLPGFPGIPGLKGEAGNPGGPGYPGFSGLKGAPGDNGLSGAPGLKGLPGEPGFYGFKGRPGSPGRPGRKGPPAFSVPYVPVSGPPGEVGNPGYTGRPGGPGEPGQPGLNGRPGVKGRPGAAGELGRTGPPGFPGPVGDPGFPGSQGITGDQGFPGAIGRPGIPGGVGRSIGVGYTLVKHSQTTDVPMCPQGMAQLWEGYSLLYVEGQEKAHNQDLGQPGSCLPRFNTIPFLYCNPSETCYYASRNDKSFWLSTAAPIPMMPVAEEQIRPYISRCSVCEAPSQAVSVHSQDLTIPNCPPGWRSLWIGYSFLMHTAAGAEGGGQSLMSPGSCLEDFRSTPFIECNGARGTCHYFASKYSFWLTTVDPRLEFGAPTQQETLKGGQERFRVSRCQVCSKIL; encoded by the exons ggTCGTCCTGGGCAGATGGGTGAGATCGGACGACCCGGACCAGATGGGCCGCGCGGGGGCTTAGGGCCTAGAGGGCCTAAAGGAGAGAAGGGCCATATTGGACTTAAAGGACCATCTGGGGACAAAGGAGACAAA GGACCAATGGGAGTGCCCGGATTTCGAGGAACTGATGGAGTGCCT gGTCACCCGGGTCAGCAGGGCAGCAGGGGCCCACCAGGGAAGGACGGCTGTAACGGAACCACGGGGGACCCGGGTCTGCCCGGCTACGGCACGGGCGCGCCGGGATTTCCTGGGTTTCAA gggCCAACGGGGCCAAAAGGTCAGAAAGGAGACCCCACCTACAGCTCAGACAACACGGAG GGGGAACCAGGTGAACTAGGACCCAGGGGCCCATCT ggtcCCAGAGGTCCGACCGGCCCGCCGGGTTCCCAAGGTCCAAGAGGAATTGACGGATTCCCC GGATTCGCCGGCCCTCCGGGGCCCCAAGGGCTAGAG GGCAGCCGCGGCGACATTTATCGAGGAGGGAAAGGAGACAAG GGCGACGTGGGCTTGCCCGGCGAGCCTGGCCAGCCGTTGATCAATGTCATTGTGGAGTTTGTGGGTTTTCCCAAAGGAGACAAAGGACTGCAG GGTGATCCCGGCCCAAAGGGAATAAAAGGATACCCTGGATTACCTGGACCACGT GGACCTTTTGGTTATAGAGGTGAAGACGGGGAACAGGGCATTCTCGGATACCCAGGACCAAGA GGTCCTACGGGTTTTATCGGACCGCCTGGCCCTTCTGGACTGCAA ggaATGCCGGGGCAACAAGGTTTCCCGGGACAACCAGGATTCCTGGGACCCAAG GGAGACCAAGGTGACACCGGACTCCCAGGACCTCCAAGTTACTCCAATGATATTGGATCTTTTGTTCAAG GACCCTCAGGTGACCCAGGTTTTCCTGGCCGTCCGGGTGTCACCGGTGATCAGGGACCTTCAGGAATCACCGGGCCTCCAGGACCGCCAGGCTCTTTCCGCATTG GTCGTCCAGGACCTCCGGGTTTTCCTGGTGGCACCGGGCCAAAAGGAGACAAGGGTAACCCGGGCGAACCAATTTACAGCTTTGAGGGTTCCCAAGGTCCCCCTGGACCTGATGGTCCTCCTGGTCGTCCTGGTCCTCCTGGTCTCCCGGGTCCTCCAGGTCCTCAAGACAACTCAG GCCGGCCCAGGGACCCCTGTGATAGGTATCCTCCTGACAGGCCCACAG ataCCACCGAAAGAGGCCGCCCTGGACTCCCAGGGCCGCCTGGCCAAACGGGATATCCAGGAAACTCAGGAGTTAAAGGCTTTAGAG GTGACCTCGGTGACTGTAactgtggaggaggaggaggaagaggaagagtaGGTCTGCCTGGGTTACCTGGACCTCAAGGACCCAGAGGCAACTTTGGCTTGCAAGGGCCTAAAGGTGAGCCCGGTAACCGGGGTTCTCCTGGTTTCAACGGCGGTCCAGGGGCGCCT GGTCGTGTGGGTGAGAGGGGATTAATTGGGCGTAAAGGACAGAAGGGGGAATCCCCCTTCTTCCCCAGTTTCGGGGTGAAGGGAGACCGAGGGGCATCTGGACCCAGAGGACCTACAGGTGAAACAGGAAACCCCGGCAGAGACGGTCTGTCTGGCTTCCCTGGACCCCCAGGACCCCCG GGTGTTGGTGGTGTTGGCACAATCGGTGAGAAGGGTTTCCCAGGATTTTCTGGAGCCAAAGGTCGCTATGGTGCCCCTGGCGATCCTGGATTCGGCTACCCCGGCATACCGGGCTCTCGAGGTGAAAAAGGAGAGCCTGGGTTCCCTGGGTTTCCTGGACAGCCAGGTTCACCAGGCCTGAAAG GTGACAACCGCTGTGGAGGGGTTATTGACGCCGGAGAGGGAACGG GCGATAGTCAACCTTGCGTCACATATGGTGAACCTGGAGAAAAAGGTTATCCTGGCAGTTCTGGACGACCAG GCCCCCAAGGTCCGCCCGGCTTCCCGGGATCCTTTGGAAGGCGAGGGTCTGTTGGCCCCAAGGGAGAGAAGGGAGATCCTGGTTTTGGAGGCCAACCAGGACCACAAG GTTTCCCTGGACCCAGAGGAGATCCCGGAGTTCCAGGTACTCCGGGAGTTGACTACGATGGGCCCAAGGGGAAAGACGGCCTTCCAGGACTTCCTGGACCCAAAGGCCAGCCTGGAGAAGTCCTGGGAGCAAGACCTGGAGATCCAGGAGTGGCTGGCATACCTGGTGCAAACGGAGACAAGGGCCAGCCAGGGAGTCCAGGAACACCCGGATCACCCG GCTTCGATGGACGGCCTGGTGTTTCCGGTCTGAAGGGAGAGCGTGGAGTGGATGGCCGGCCGGGTATTCCGGGTCTTCCCGGACTTCCAGGTGGCTCAACCAATCCCCTCCCCGGTCCACCCGGATTTCCCGGCAGCAAAGGACTCATCGGACCACTAG GCTGCCCAG GTAATCCCGGTCGAAAAGGTGAGCCAGGAGATCGAGGATTCCCGGGCCCCGCTGGAATGAAAGGAACCCCGGGATTCCCTGGTGAAAACGGAGGAACAGGTCCGAGGGGACCCCCTGGACTGCCAGGCCCGGGAACCATTCCTGGAAGACCCGGAACGCCGGGAAGAAAGG GTGAAAGAGGATTCTCGGGACTGACGGGTTTCCCCGGACGACCGGGTCGTCCCGGAAATCCAGGATTTCCCGGTGAGAAAGGGTTTCCCGGAGACCGTGGGAGAGATGGGTTTCCCGGCGGTCCTGGACGGTTTGGACTGAAAG GTGACGGAGGAAACCCAGGCCGCCCTGGTCTTCCAGGCTCCGCTCCTATTTTGCAGAAAGGCCCAGCAGGGGGCGTCGGAGCCCCCGGCTATCAGGGCTTTCCTGGACCTAGAg GTGACAAGGGTCTCCCTGGCCTGCCTGGTCGTCCGGGTTCTCCGGGACGTCCCGGTTTCCCTGTGGACAGCAAAGGCCAGGCCGGACAGCCGGGTTTCCCCGGGCGGCCCGGCCAGCCGGGCTTCCCTGGAACAAAGGGGGAAGGAGGAATCATGGGATTCCCGGGCGTGACGGGAGAGAGG GGTGAAGACGGGTCGCCGGGATTCCCTGGAAGTCCTGGAGGATTCGGTCGACCCGGAGCAAAAG GTCCACCTGGAGAGACGTTTGCCTATCCTGGAGCACCGGGAGTGAAAGGCCAGCCTGGTGATTCGGGTTTTCCGG GCCCTCGAGGCATCGACGGTTCCCTTGGCGACAGCGGCTTTCCAGGACGCCGAGGTTCCGATGGACAAAAGGGCAGTCCCGGTGTAACGGGGCGTCCCGGAACGATGG GTCCACCTGGGTTCCAGGGGCCGCGGGGTCAGCCCGGATTCCCTGGGAGACAAGGACCAGACGGGTCCCCGGGACTGCCCGGAGGTCCAGGTGGCCTCGGTTTTAAAG GTTTGTCTGGAGCGCCGGGGCTGGACGGGCTCAATGGCCTCGCCGGTCCAAAAGGCCCTCCTGGAATCCCAG GTATGACGATAGGGGGTAACCCAGGCCTCCGCGGTGCGCCGGGACAGAAAGGAGAGAGAGGCGTTTCCTTCCCTGGACAACCAGGCTTCCCTGGATCAAAAGGACTGAGAGGAGATTCGG GAACTGTTGGAGCTCCAGGGTTCCCTGGATTACCCGGACCTCCTGGTCCGAGTACTTCATCAAACTTCCCGGGGCCTGTGGGAGACCCCGGACTTCCTGGATTGGATGGAGAATACG GTTTCCAGGGCCCTCCCGGTCCTCCTGGGCCACCGGGTCCGGGCACAGCACAGGGAGACACAGGAGACCCAGGGCTCCCAGGATTCCCTGGAATCCCCGGCCTGAAGGGAGAAGCAGGAAATCCCGGAGGCCCCGGATACCCCGGCTTCTCTGGCTTAAAAG GAGCTCCGGGTGACAACGGACTAAGCGGTGCTCCGGGTCTGAAAGGACTGCCCGGCGAGCCCGGATTCTACGGATTCAAAGGGCGTCCAGGATCACCGG GGCGACCTGGGCGTAAGGGTCCTCCCGCATTCTCAGTGCCGTACGTACCGGTATCTGGACCTCCTGGAGAAGTTGGTAACCCCGGCTACACCGGACGACCCGGTGGTCCCGGAGAGCCCGGCCAGCCTGGTCTCAACGGACGTCCAG GTGTGAAGGGCCGTCCCGGCGCTGCGGGTGAGCTCGGCAGGACCGGACCGCCCGGTTTTCCTGGGCCGGTTGGGGATCCGGGCTTCCCTGGTTCCCAAGGGATCACTGGAGATCAag GTTTTCCCGGAGCCATCGGTCGTCCCGGTATTCCCGGCGGCGTCGGCCGCAGCATCGGCGTCGGCTACACTCTGGTGAAGCACAGCCAGACCACCGATGTTCCCATGTGTCCCCAAGGCATGGCCCAACTGTGGGAAGGATACAGCCTGCTGTACGTGGAGGGACAGGAGAAGGCACACAACCAAGACCTTG GTCAGCCGGGTTCGTGCCTCCCCAGGTTCAACACCATCCCCTTCCTCTACTGCAACCCATCTGAGACCTGCTACTACGCGAGCCGCAACGACAAATCCTTCTGGCTCTCCACGGCCGCGCCCATTCCCATGATGCCTGTGGCCGAGGAGCAGATCCGGCCTTACATCAGCAG GTGTTCAGTGTGCGAGGCTCCGTCTCAGGCGGTGTCGGTTCACAGTCAGGACCTAACCATCCCTAACTGCCCACCCGGCTGGAGGAGTCTTTGGATCGGATATTCCTTCCTCATG CACACAGCAGCCGGCGCTGAGGGTGGCGGTCAGTCCCTGATGTCTCCCGGCTCTTGCCTGGAAGACTTCCGATCTACCCCCTTCATCGAGTGCAACGGCGCCAGGGGCACCTGCCACTACTTCGCCAGCAAGTACAGCTTCTGGCTCACCACAGTCGACCCCCGGCTGGAGTTCGGCGCGCCGACACAGCAGGAGACCCTGAAGGGCGGACAGGAACGCTTCAGGGTCAGCCGCTGCCAAGTCTGCAGCAAGATCTTGTAG
- the col4a6 gene encoding collagen alpha-6(IV) chain isoform X2 yields the protein MKFLICVLTVSCVLRSTHGGGKSDEPCAGLDCSRGCKCFPEKGSRGRPGQMGEIGRPGPDGPRGGLGPRGPKGEKGHIGLKGPSGDKGDKGPMGVPGFRGTDGVPGHPGQQGSRGPPGKDGCNGTTGDPGLPGYGTGAPGFPGFQGPTGPKGQKGDPTYSSDNTEGEPGELGPRGPSGPRGPTGPPGSQGPRGIDGFPGFAGPPGPQGLEGSRGDIYRGGKGDKGDVGLPGPSGSPGDRSLSGEKIVTAYKGDKGDPGPKGIKGYPGLPGPRGPFGYRGEDGEQGILGYPGPRGPTGFIGPPGPSGLQGMPGQQGFPGQPGFLGPKGDQGDTGLPGPPSYSNDIGSFVQGPSGDPGFPGRPGVTGDQGPSGITGPPGPPGSFRIGRPGPPGFPGGTGPKGDKGNPGEPIYSFEGSQGPPGPDGPPGRPGPPGLPGPPGPQDNSGRPRDPCDRYPPDRPTDTTERGRPGLPGPPGQTGYPGNSGVKGFRGDLGDCNCGGGGGRGRVGLPGLPGPQGPRGNFGLQGPKGEPGNRGSPGFNGGPGAPGRVGERGLIGRKGQKGESPFFPSFGVKGDRGASGPRGPTGETGNPGRDGLSGFPGPPGPPGVGGVGTIGEKGFPGFSGAKGRYGAPGDPGFGYPGIPGSRGEKGEPGFPGFPGQPGSPGLKGDNRCGGVIDAGEGTGDSQPCVTYGEPGEKGYPGSSGRPGPQGPPGFPGSFGRRGSVGPKGEKGDPGFGGQPGPQGFPGPRGDPGVPGTPGVDYDGPKGKDGLPGLPGPKGQPGEVLGARPGDPGVAGIPGANGDKGQPGSPGTPGSPGFDGRPGVSGLKGERGVDGRPGIPGLPGLPGGSTNPLPGPPGFPGSKGLIGPLGCPGNPGRKGEPGDRGFPGPAGMKGTPGFPGENGGTGPRGPPGLPGPGTIPGRPGTPGRKGERGFSGLTGFPGRPGRPGNPGFPGEKGFPGDRGRDGFPGGPGRFGLKGDGGNPGRPGLPGSAPILQKGPAGGVGAPGYQGFPGPRGDKGLPGLPGRPGSPGRPGFPVDSKGQAGQPGFPGRPGQPGFPGTKGEGGIMGFPGVTGERGEDGSPGFPGSPGGFGRPGAKGPPGETFAYPGAPGVKGQPGDSGFPGPRGIDGSLGDSGFPGRRGSDGQKGSPGVTGRPGTMGPPGFQGPRGQPGFPGRQGPDGSPGLPGGPGGLGFKGLSGAPGLDGLNGLAGPKGPPGIPGMTIGGNPGLRGAPGQKGERGVSFPGQPGFPGSKGLRGDSGTVGAPGFPGLPGPPGPSTSSNFPGPVGDPGLPGLDGEYGFQGPPGPPGPPGPGTAQGDTGDPGLPGFPGIPGLKGEAGNPGGPGYPGFSGLKGAPGDNGLSGAPGLKGLPGEPGFYGFKGRPGSPGRPGRKGPPAFSVPYVPVSGPPGEVGNPGYTGRPGGPGEPGQPGLNGRPGVKGRPGAAGELGRTGPPGFPGPVGDPGFPGSQGITGDQGFPGAIGRPGIPGGVGRSIGVGYTLVKHSQTTDVPMCPQGMAQLWEGYSLLYVEGQEKAHNQDLGQPGSCLPRFNTIPFLYCNPSETCYYASRNDKSFWLSTAAPIPMMPVAEEQIRPYISRCSVCEAPSQAVSVHSQDLTIPNCPPGWRSLWIGYSFLMHTAAGAEGGGQSLMSPGSCLEDFRSTPFIECNGARGTCHYFASKYSFWLTTVDPRLEFGAPTQQETLKGGQERFRVSRCQVCSKIL from the exons ggTCGTCCTGGGCAGATGGGTGAGATCGGACGACCCGGACCAGATGGGCCGCGCGGGGGCTTAGGGCCTAGAGGGCCTAAAGGAGAGAAGGGCCATATTGGACTTAAAGGACCATCTGGGGACAAAGGAGACAAA GGACCAATGGGAGTGCCCGGATTTCGAGGAACTGATGGAGTGCCT gGTCACCCGGGTCAGCAGGGCAGCAGGGGCCCACCAGGGAAGGACGGCTGTAACGGAACCACGGGGGACCCGGGTCTGCCCGGCTACGGCACGGGCGCGCCGGGATTTCCTGGGTTTCAA gggCCAACGGGGCCAAAAGGTCAGAAAGGAGACCCCACCTACAGCTCAGACAACACGGAG GGGGAACCAGGTGAACTAGGACCCAGGGGCCCATCT ggtcCCAGAGGTCCGACCGGCCCGCCGGGTTCCCAAGGTCCAAGAGGAATTGACGGATTCCCC GGATTCGCCGGCCCTCCGGGGCCCCAAGGGCTAGAG GGCAGCCGCGGCGACATTTATCGAGGAGGGAAAGGAGACAAG GGCGATGTGGGTCTTCCCGGACCCAGCGGTTCTCCCGGTGACCGGTCTCTAAGCGGCGAAAAAATTGTCACTGCCTACAAAGGAGATAAG GGTGATCCCGGCCCAAAGGGAATAAAAGGATACCCTGGATTACCTGGACCACGT GGACCTTTTGGTTATAGAGGTGAAGACGGGGAACAGGGCATTCTCGGATACCCAGGACCAAGA GGTCCTACGGGTTTTATCGGACCGCCTGGCCCTTCTGGACTGCAA ggaATGCCGGGGCAACAAGGTTTCCCGGGACAACCAGGATTCCTGGGACCCAAG GGAGACCAAGGTGACACCGGACTCCCAGGACCTCCAAGTTACTCCAATGATATTGGATCTTTTGTTCAAG GACCCTCAGGTGACCCAGGTTTTCCTGGCCGTCCGGGTGTCACCGGTGATCAGGGACCTTCAGGAATCACCGGGCCTCCAGGACCGCCAGGCTCTTTCCGCATTG GTCGTCCAGGACCTCCGGGTTTTCCTGGTGGCACCGGGCCAAAAGGAGACAAGGGTAACCCGGGCGAACCAATTTACAGCTTTGAGGGTTCCCAAGGTCCCCCTGGACCTGATGGTCCTCCTGGTCGTCCTGGTCCTCCTGGTCTCCCGGGTCCTCCAGGTCCTCAAGACAACTCAG GCCGGCCCAGGGACCCCTGTGATAGGTATCCTCCTGACAGGCCCACAG ataCCACCGAAAGAGGCCGCCCTGGACTCCCAGGGCCGCCTGGCCAAACGGGATATCCAGGAAACTCAGGAGTTAAAGGCTTTAGAG GTGACCTCGGTGACTGTAactgtggaggaggaggaggaagaggaagagtaGGTCTGCCTGGGTTACCTGGACCTCAAGGACCCAGAGGCAACTTTGGCTTGCAAGGGCCTAAAGGTGAGCCCGGTAACCGGGGTTCTCCTGGTTTCAACGGCGGTCCAGGGGCGCCT GGTCGTGTGGGTGAGAGGGGATTAATTGGGCGTAAAGGACAGAAGGGGGAATCCCCCTTCTTCCCCAGTTTCGGGGTGAAGGGAGACCGAGGGGCATCTGGACCCAGAGGACCTACAGGTGAAACAGGAAACCCCGGCAGAGACGGTCTGTCTGGCTTCCCTGGACCCCCAGGACCCCCG GGTGTTGGTGGTGTTGGCACAATCGGTGAGAAGGGTTTCCCAGGATTTTCTGGAGCCAAAGGTCGCTATGGTGCCCCTGGCGATCCTGGATTCGGCTACCCCGGCATACCGGGCTCTCGAGGTGAAAAAGGAGAGCCTGGGTTCCCTGGGTTTCCTGGACAGCCAGGTTCACCAGGCCTGAAAG GTGACAACCGCTGTGGAGGGGTTATTGACGCCGGAGAGGGAACGG GCGATAGTCAACCTTGCGTCACATATGGTGAACCTGGAGAAAAAGGTTATCCTGGCAGTTCTGGACGACCAG GCCCCCAAGGTCCGCCCGGCTTCCCGGGATCCTTTGGAAGGCGAGGGTCTGTTGGCCCCAAGGGAGAGAAGGGAGATCCTGGTTTTGGAGGCCAACCAGGACCACAAG GTTTCCCTGGACCCAGAGGAGATCCCGGAGTTCCAGGTACTCCGGGAGTTGACTACGATGGGCCCAAGGGGAAAGACGGCCTTCCAGGACTTCCTGGACCCAAAGGCCAGCCTGGAGAAGTCCTGGGAGCAAGACCTGGAGATCCAGGAGTGGCTGGCATACCTGGTGCAAACGGAGACAAGGGCCAGCCAGGGAGTCCAGGAACACCCGGATCACCCG GCTTCGATGGACGGCCTGGTGTTTCCGGTCTGAAGGGAGAGCGTGGAGTGGATGGCCGGCCGGGTATTCCGGGTCTTCCCGGACTTCCAGGTGGCTCAACCAATCCCCTCCCCGGTCCACCCGGATTTCCCGGCAGCAAAGGACTCATCGGACCACTAG GCTGCCCAG GTAATCCCGGTCGAAAAGGTGAGCCAGGAGATCGAGGATTCCCGGGCCCCGCTGGAATGAAAGGAACCCCGGGATTCCCTGGTGAAAACGGAGGAACAGGTCCGAGGGGACCCCCTGGACTGCCAGGCCCGGGAACCATTCCTGGAAGACCCGGAACGCCGGGAAGAAAGG GTGAAAGAGGATTCTCGGGACTGACGGGTTTCCCCGGACGACCGGGTCGTCCCGGAAATCCAGGATTTCCCGGTGAGAAAGGGTTTCCCGGAGACCGTGGGAGAGATGGGTTTCCCGGCGGTCCTGGACGGTTTGGACTGAAAG GTGACGGAGGAAACCCAGGCCGCCCTGGTCTTCCAGGCTCCGCTCCTATTTTGCAGAAAGGCCCAGCAGGGGGCGTCGGAGCCCCCGGCTATCAGGGCTTTCCTGGACCTAGAg GTGACAAGGGTCTCCCTGGCCTGCCTGGTCGTCCGGGTTCTCCGGGACGTCCCGGTTTCCCTGTGGACAGCAAAGGCCAGGCCGGACAGCCGGGTTTCCCCGGGCGGCCCGGCCAGCCGGGCTTCCCTGGAACAAAGGGGGAAGGAGGAATCATGGGATTCCCGGGCGTGACGGGAGAGAGG GGTGAAGACGGGTCGCCGGGATTCCCTGGAAGTCCTGGAGGATTCGGTCGACCCGGAGCAAAAG GTCCACCTGGAGAGACGTTTGCCTATCCTGGAGCACCGGGAGTGAAAGGCCAGCCTGGTGATTCGGGTTTTCCGG GCCCTCGAGGCATCGACGGTTCCCTTGGCGACAGCGGCTTTCCAGGACGCCGAGGTTCCGATGGACAAAAGGGCAGTCCCGGTGTAACGGGGCGTCCCGGAACGATGG GTCCACCTGGGTTCCAGGGGCCGCGGGGTCAGCCCGGATTCCCTGGGAGACAAGGACCAGACGGGTCCCCGGGACTGCCCGGAGGTCCAGGTGGCCTCGGTTTTAAAG GTTTGTCTGGAGCGCCGGGGCTGGACGGGCTCAATGGCCTCGCCGGTCCAAAAGGCCCTCCTGGAATCCCAG GTATGACGATAGGGGGTAACCCAGGCCTCCGCGGTGCGCCGGGACAGAAAGGAGAGAGAGGCGTTTCCTTCCCTGGACAACCAGGCTTCCCTGGATCAAAAGGACTGAGAGGAGATTCGG GAACTGTTGGAGCTCCAGGGTTCCCTGGATTACCCGGACCTCCTGGTCCGAGTACTTCATCAAACTTCCCGGGGCCTGTGGGAGACCCCGGACTTCCTGGATTGGATGGAGAATACG GTTTCCAGGGCCCTCCCGGTCCTCCTGGGCCACCGGGTCCGGGCACAGCACAGGGAGACACAGGAGACCCAGGGCTCCCAGGATTCCCTGGAATCCCCGGCCTGAAGGGAGAAGCAGGAAATCCCGGAGGCCCCGGATACCCCGGCTTCTCTGGCTTAAAAG GAGCTCCGGGTGACAACGGACTAAGCGGTGCTCCGGGTCTGAAAGGACTGCCCGGCGAGCCCGGATTCTACGGATTCAAAGGGCGTCCAGGATCACCGG GGCGACCTGGGCGTAAGGGTCCTCCCGCATTCTCAGTGCCGTACGTACCGGTATCTGGACCTCCTGGAGAAGTTGGTAACCCCGGCTACACCGGACGACCCGGTGGTCCCGGAGAGCCCGGCCAGCCTGGTCTCAACGGACGTCCAG GTGTGAAGGGCCGTCCCGGCGCTGCGGGTGAGCTCGGCAGGACCGGACCGCCCGGTTTTCCTGGGCCGGTTGGGGATCCGGGCTTCCCTGGTTCCCAAGGGATCACTGGAGATCAag GTTTTCCCGGAGCCATCGGTCGTCCCGGTATTCCCGGCGGCGTCGGCCGCAGCATCGGCGTCGGCTACACTCTGGTGAAGCACAGCCAGACCACCGATGTTCCCATGTGTCCCCAAGGCATGGCCCAACTGTGGGAAGGATACAGCCTGCTGTACGTGGAGGGACAGGAGAAGGCACACAACCAAGACCTTG GTCAGCCGGGTTCGTGCCTCCCCAGGTTCAACACCATCCCCTTCCTCTACTGCAACCCATCTGAGACCTGCTACTACGCGAGCCGCAACGACAAATCCTTCTGGCTCTCCACGGCCGCGCCCATTCCCATGATGCCTGTGGCCGAGGAGCAGATCCGGCCTTACATCAGCAG GTGTTCAGTGTGCGAGGCTCCGTCTCAGGCGGTGTCGGTTCACAGTCAGGACCTAACCATCCCTAACTGCCCACCCGGCTGGAGGAGTCTTTGGATCGGATATTCCTTCCTCATG CACACAGCAGCCGGCGCTGAGGGTGGCGGTCAGTCCCTGATGTCTCCCGGCTCTTGCCTGGAAGACTTCCGATCTACCCCCTTCATCGAGTGCAACGGCGCCAGGGGCACCTGCCACTACTTCGCCAGCAAGTACAGCTTCTGGCTCACCACAGTCGACCCCCGGCTGGAGTTCGGCGCGCCGACACAGCAGGAGACCCTGAAGGGCGGACAGGAACGCTTCAGGGTCAGCCGCTGCCAAGTCTGCAGCAAGATCTTGTAG